One segment of Vibrio mimicus DNA contains the following:
- a CDS encoding DUF2878 domain-containing protein, whose translation MALVWVSIWFDLIWTLAVFGQQKWLWLTALLVIGTYALAAIQRHPLFEKMVWMAIIGILLDSGNMAIGLLSFADGEFPLWLMALWFAFTWYTGHFLPQVNRYPQFLICFLGGVLGSLSYWVGYQNGAVSWDYPTFIVMLALFLEWIGITWWLLKVMRHEKSTYNPIRFADERTWLRRRR comes from the coding sequence ATGGCACTGGTATGGGTTTCCATATGGTTTGATCTAATTTGGACTCTGGCGGTGTTTGGTCAGCAAAAATGGCTATGGCTAACCGCTTTGCTTGTTATTGGGACTTATGCATTGGCAGCCATCCAGCGTCATCCGCTATTTGAAAAAATGGTGTGGATGGCAATTATTGGCATCTTACTCGATAGCGGCAATATGGCGATCGGCCTGCTTAGCTTTGCCGACGGTGAGTTTCCGCTTTGGTTAATGGCACTCTGGTTTGCTTTTACTTGGTACACAGGCCATTTTCTGCCGCAGGTGAATCGCTATCCACAATTCTTAATCTGTTTTCTTGGTGGTGTGTTGGGTAGCTTAAGTTATTGGGTTGGGTACCAAAACGGTGCAGTGAGTTGGGATTACCCAACATTTATCGTCATGTTGGCACTCTTTTTGGAATGGATAGGTATCACTTGGTGGCTGTTGAAGGTAATGAGGCATGAAAAAAGCACTTATAACCCTATTCGTTTTGCTGATGAGCGGACTTGGTTACGCCGCCGTCGCTAA
- the hflD gene encoding high frequency lysogenization protein HflD: protein MANAIYDRTIAFAGICQAVALVQQVAKNGYCDSDAFETSLKAITCTNPSNTLEVFGHESQLKLGLECLVKGIDSTPTGSEITRYLISLMALERKLSGRRDAMSQLGDRIQMIERQLEHFDLFDDQMISNLASIYLDVVSPIGPRIQVTGTPSVLQQTANQHKVRALLLSGLRCAVLWRQVGGRRRHLIFGRKKMIEQAQILLARI, encoded by the coding sequence GTGGCTAACGCAATTTACGACCGTACCATCGCTTTCGCTGGCATTTGTCAGGCTGTGGCACTTGTACAACAAGTTGCCAAAAATGGTTACTGTGATTCTGATGCGTTTGAAACTTCGCTCAAAGCCATTACGTGTACTAATCCAAGTAATACACTAGAAGTTTTCGGCCACGAAAGTCAGCTCAAGCTCGGTTTGGAGTGCTTGGTCAAAGGTATTGACAGCACTCCAACAGGCAGCGAAATCACTCGTTATCTGATTAGCCTAATGGCGCTTGAACGTAAGTTAAGCGGCCGCCGCGACGCCATGAGTCAACTTGGCGACCGCATTCAAATGATTGAGCGTCAGCTTGAACATTTTGACTTATTCGATGATCAAATGATCAGCAACCTCGCCAGTATCTACCTTGATGTGGTAAGCCCCATCGGCCCACGTATTCAAGTCACTGGCACACCATCCGTATTACAGCAAACCGCTAACCAACACAAAGTGCGCGCCCTACTCCTGTCAGGGCTCCGCTGCGCCGTATTGTGGCGTCAGGTTGGTGGACGCCGTCGTCACCTGATTTTCGGTCGTAAAAAGATGATCGAACAGGCGCAAATTTTGTTAGCGCGAATCTAA
- a CDS encoding Na+/H+ antiporter NhaC family protein: MNLIDFASSPLSVVPPLVALSLAIVTRRVLLSLGVGIFLGAFLLADYSVGQSAQYIATQVGSVFVKEGAINAWNMSIVGFLLLLGMMTALLTLSGGTRAFALWAQERVKSKRGSKLLAAFLGVFIFVDDYFNSLAVGSIARPVTDRFYVSRAKLAYILDSTAAPMCVVMPASSWGAYIMTIIGGILVSHGIEDYSALGAYLRLVPMNFYAIFALLMVFAVVWFQMDIGQMRKHEIAASQGRGFDEDSSTDAKEAHELNEELDIRESERGTVLDLVLPIVFLVVATISAMIWTGASALAESGQSFDIFGAFENTNVGTSLVYGGLVGLAMAFVTVLRQKLPTAEIAKTLWIGAKSMFGAILILIFAWTIGSVIGDMKTGAYLSSLVQGNIDPHWLPVILFILSGAMAFSTGTSWGTFGIMLPIAGDMAGATDIALMLPMLGAVLAGSVFGDHCSPISDTTILSSTGARCHHIDHVATQLPYALAVALVSAIGYVVLGIFASLGLALAAASVSFVVVCLIFAALSKAKVSKQVSA; the protein is encoded by the coding sequence ATGAATTTAATCGATTTTGCCTCTTCGCCACTCTCTGTTGTACCACCACTGGTTGCATTGAGTTTGGCAATTGTTACTCGCCGTGTATTACTTTCTCTCGGTGTGGGTATTTTCTTAGGTGCATTTCTGCTGGCTGACTATTCTGTTGGTCAATCTGCACAATATATTGCTACTCAAGTTGGCAGTGTATTTGTGAAAGAGGGTGCCATTAATGCGTGGAACATGAGTATTGTTGGCTTTTTGCTTTTGTTAGGCATGATGACGGCATTGCTGACTCTTTCAGGTGGGACTCGCGCTTTTGCGCTCTGGGCTCAAGAGAGAGTGAAAAGTAAACGAGGCTCAAAATTACTAGCAGCATTCTTAGGCGTATTCATTTTTGTTGACGATTATTTTAATAGCCTTGCTGTTGGTTCTATCGCCCGTCCGGTGACGGATCGCTTTTACGTTTCGCGCGCTAAGTTAGCCTATATTCTTGATTCCACGGCGGCACCGATGTGTGTGGTCATGCCCGCTTCCAGTTGGGGCGCTTATATCATGACCATCATCGGCGGTATTTTGGTTTCGCACGGTATTGAAGATTACTCAGCGTTAGGCGCTTATCTGCGTTTAGTGCCGATGAACTTCTACGCAATCTTTGCTCTGTTGATGGTGTTTGCTGTGGTGTGGTTCCAAATGGACATCGGCCAAATGCGCAAACATGAGATTGCGGCTTCTCAAGGACGTGGCTTTGACGAAGATTCAAGCACGGATGCTAAAGAAGCGCATGAACTGAATGAAGAACTCGACATTCGTGAAAGTGAGCGTGGTACGGTTTTAGACTTGGTTTTACCTATCGTCTTCCTTGTTGTTGCAACAATTAGCGCGATGATTTGGACTGGCGCAAGTGCATTAGCGGAAAGTGGTCAGTCGTTTGATATTTTTGGGGCGTTTGAAAATACCAATGTTGGTACTTCATTGGTATATGGTGGATTAGTCGGTCTGGCGATGGCTTTTGTGACCGTGTTGCGCCAAAAACTACCGACGGCTGAAATCGCAAAAACCTTATGGATTGGTGCGAAATCGATGTTTGGTGCAATTTTGATCCTGATTTTTGCGTGGACCATAGGTTCTGTCATCGGTGACATGAAGACGGGGGCTTACCTTTCATCGTTAGTGCAAGGGAATATAGATCCACATTGGTTACCGGTCATTTTGTTCATCTTGTCAGGTGCAATGGCTTTCTCCACTGGAACGTCATGGGGCACCTTTGGCATCATGCTGCCGATTGCCGGTGATATGGCGGGAGCCACCGATATTGCGTTGATGCTGCCAATGCTTGGTGCGGTGCTTGCGGGTTCAGTTTTTGGTGATCACTGTTCTCCGATTTCAGATACTACCATCCTGTCTTCGACGGGAGCACGTTGTCATCATATTGACCATGTTGCGACTCAACTGCCTTACGCATTGGCGGTTGCGTTAGTGTCAGCGATTGGTTACGTGGTGCTGGGAATTTTTGCTTCACTCGGGCTGGCTTTAGCTGCCGCATCCGTGAGTTTTGTGGTGGTTTGCTTAATTTTTGCCGCACTATCAAAAGCCAAAGTGAGCAAACAGGTGTCTGCCTAA
- a CDS encoding chalcone isomerase family protein: protein MLMSGLGYAAVANAAQAEHKPTSTWTEWPVVGQATLSWLWLDIYSSQLRAPDGQYHESQDISPHPMALEIRYLRDIKRQQLIDATKDQWHKLGFKEPQTQPWLAQLQQMLPDVAMGDRLVYVSDGQSGEFFFAHDHELQYSIGTIDDEAFNDAFLSIWLSPQTEYLALRNQLIGMNRIENGK from the coding sequence TTGCTGATGAGCGGACTTGGTTACGCCGCCGTCGCTAATGCGGCGCAAGCCGAACACAAACCGACCAGTACATGGACAGAGTGGCCTGTGGTGGGGCAGGCGACACTCTCGTGGTTGTGGCTGGATATCTACTCCTCACAGCTCAGAGCGCCGGATGGTCAATACCATGAATCGCAGGACATTTCACCGCATCCCATGGCGTTGGAAATACGTTATCTGCGAGACATTAAACGCCAGCAGTTAATCGATGCCACCAAAGACCAATGGCACAAGTTGGGGTTTAAAGAGCCGCAAACTCAGCCTTGGTTGGCACAATTACAACAAATGTTACCGGATGTCGCGATGGGCGATCGCTTGGTGTATGTCTCTGATGGGCAGAGCGGTGAATTCTTCTTTGCTCACGATCATGAGTTGCAGTACAGCATTGGAACGATTGACGATGAAGCGTTCAACGATGCCTTTTTATCGATTTGGCTTTCCCCACAAACCGAATATTTAGCCTTACGGAATCAACTAATAGGAATGAATCGGATTGAAAATGGTAAATGA
- a CDS encoding inosine/guanosine kinase, with product MKFPGQRKSKHYFPVHARDPLVIQAQENKKMSRTHIIGIDQTLVDIEAKVDSDLIERYGLSKGHSLVIDDQAAEALYNELKDQRLITNEYAGGTIGNTLHNYSVLADDRSTLLGVMSQDIKIGSYGYRYLCNTSSRMDLNYLQGVEGAIGRCFALITEDGERTFAISEGQMNQLHPDSIPEKIFASASALVITAYLVRCKEGDPMPEATMHAIEYAKKYDVPVVLTLGTKFVIQDDPKFWQDFLRDHVTVVAMNEDEALALTGESDPLAASDKALDWVDLVLCTAGPVGLFMAGYTEDSAKRETSLPLLPGSVPEFNRYEFSRPARKDSCINPIRVYSHISPYMGGPEKIKNTNGAGDAALSALLHDMAANKYHKENVPNSSKHQHEFLTYSSFSQVCKYSNRASYEVLAQHSPRLSRGLPEREDSLEEAYWER from the coding sequence ATGAAATTTCCTGGCCAACGCAAATCTAAGCATTATTTTCCGGTTCACGCGCGTGATCCTCTCGTGATTCAAGCGCAAGAAAATAAGAAGATGTCGCGCACTCATATTATCGGTATTGATCAAACGTTGGTGGATATTGAGGCCAAGGTGGATTCAGATTTGATCGAGCGTTACGGTCTGAGTAAGGGACACTCATTAGTGATCGATGATCAAGCGGCTGAAGCTTTATATAACGAATTAAAAGATCAGCGTTTAATTACTAATGAATACGCAGGTGGGACGATAGGGAATACGCTGCACAATTATTCAGTATTAGCCGATGACCGCTCAACGCTACTGGGTGTAATGAGCCAAGATATTAAGATTGGCAGCTATGGCTATCGTTATCTGTGCAACACTTCTAGCCGTATGGATCTCAATTATTTACAAGGTGTAGAAGGTGCAATCGGTCGTTGCTTCGCTCTGATTACTGAAGATGGTGAACGCACTTTCGCAATCAGCGAAGGGCAGATGAACCAATTACATCCAGACAGTATTCCAGAAAAAATATTTGCTAGTGCTTCAGCATTAGTTATTACGGCTTATTTAGTTCGTTGTAAAGAAGGCGACCCTATGCCGGAAGCAACGATGCACGCAATTGAATATGCAAAAAAATATGATGTTCCAGTGGTATTAACTCTAGGAACAAAATTTGTTATTCAGGATGATCCTAAATTCTGGCAAGACTTTTTACGTGATCATGTCACTGTGGTAGCAATGAATGAAGATGAAGCATTAGCGTTAACCGGAGAAAGCGATCCGTTGGCGGCGTCTGATAAAGCGCTAGATTGGGTTGATTTAGTACTTTGTACAGCAGGTCCTGTTGGATTATTTATGGCAGGATATACCGAAGATTCGGCTAAGCGTGAAACGTCATTACCTTTATTACCGGGATCGGTCCCAGAATTTAACCGCTATGAATTTAGTCGTCCAGCACGTAAAGACAGTTGTATAAACCCGATTCGTGTTTATTCACATATTTCACCTTATATGGGCGGTCCGGAGAAGATAAAAAATACCAATGGTGCGGGGGATGCAGCATTATCAGCTCTGCTGCATGATATGGCGGCTAATAAATACCATAAAGAAAACGTCCCTAACTCAAGTAAGCATCAACATGAGTTTTTAACCTATTCTTCTTTCTCTCAAGTTTGCAAATACTCTAACCGTGCAAGTTATGAAGTATTGGCGCAGCACTCACCACGTCTTTCACGTGGTCTTCCTGAGCGAGAAGATAGCCTTGAAGAGGCTTATTGGGAAAGATAA
- the purB gene encoding adenylosuccinate lyase — MELSALTAVSPVDGRYGSKTIALRSIFSEFGLLKYRTIVEIRWLQKLAATAEIAEVPAFSAEANQFLDAIAANFNEADALRIKEIERTTNHDVKAVEYFLKEKVAAMPELHAVNEFIHFACTSEDINNTSHALMLKEARDTVILPEIRNVIDAIRKLAEEYRDIPLLSRTHGQPASPSTMGKEMANVAYRMERQYKQIANVEILAKINGAVGNYNAHLSAYPTVDWHKFSEEFITESLGVDWNPYTTQIEPHDYIAELFEAVARFNTILIDFDRDVWGYIALGHFKQRTIAGEIGSSTMPHKVNPIDFENSEGNLGLANAIFTHLAQKLPISRWQRDLTDSTVLRNLGVGVGYAIIAYTSTLKGISKLEVNRDALLAELDHNWEVLAEPIQTVMRRYGIEKPYEKLKELTRGKRVDGEAMRQFIDGLELPAEEKTRLKAMTPASYIGYAIELTDKL; from the coding sequence ATGGAACTGTCAGCATTGACTGCTGTTTCACCGGTAGATGGCCGCTACGGAAGTAAAACGATTGCGTTACGCAGTATCTTCAGTGAGTTTGGTCTCCTAAAGTACCGCACTATCGTTGAAATTCGCTGGCTACAGAAGCTTGCCGCCACCGCTGAGATCGCAGAAGTGCCTGCATTCAGTGCCGAAGCGAATCAATTCCTTGATGCGATTGCTGCGAACTTCAATGAAGCGGATGCACTGCGTATCAAAGAAATTGAACGCACTACCAACCACGATGTAAAAGCCGTGGAATACTTCCTGAAAGAGAAAGTTGCTGCGATGCCAGAGCTGCATGCCGTCAACGAGTTCATTCACTTTGCTTGTACTTCAGAAGACATCAACAACACTTCACATGCGTTGATGCTGAAAGAAGCGCGTGACACGGTTATCCTGCCTGAAATTCGCAACGTGATTGACGCGATTCGCAAACTGGCCGAAGAATACCGCGATATTCCGCTGCTTTCTCGTACTCACGGTCAACCAGCCTCTCCATCTACCATGGGTAAAGAGATGGCAAACGTGGCCTACCGTATGGAACGCCAGTACAAGCAGATCGCTAACGTAGAAATCCTAGCCAAGATCAACGGTGCTGTGGGTAACTACAACGCACACCTTTCTGCCTACCCAACCGTGGATTGGCACAAATTCAGCGAAGAGTTCATCACTGAATCTCTGGGCGTAGATTGGAACCCGTACACCACGCAAATCGAACCACATGATTACATTGCCGAGTTGTTTGAAGCGGTTGCGCGTTTTAACACCATCTTGATCGATTTTGATCGTGATGTTTGGGGTTACATTGCTCTGGGCCACTTCAAACAAAGAACCATCGCGGGTGAAATTGGCTCTTCAACCATGCCACACAAAGTGAACCCAATCGACTTTGAAAACTCAGAAGGTAATTTGGGTCTGGCCAACGCAATATTTACTCACCTAGCGCAAAAGCTGCCTATCTCTCGTTGGCAACGTGACCTGACGGATTCTACCGTTCTGCGTAACCTCGGTGTGGGTGTGGGTTATGCGATCATTGCCTACACTTCAACCCTGAAAGGCATCAGCAAGCTGGAAGTGAACCGCGATGCACTGCTCGCAGAACTGGATCACAACTGGGAAGTTTTGGCTGAGCCAATCCAAACTGTGATGCGCCGCTACGGCATTGAAAAGCCATATGAGAAGCTGAAAGAGCTGACTCGTGGTAAGCGTGTTGATGGCGAAGCGATGCGTCAATTCATCGACGGTTTAGAACTGCCAGCGGAAGAGAAAACGCGCTTGAAAGCCATGACACCAGCCAGCTACATTGGCTATGCGATTGAGCTGACTGACAAGCTGTAA
- the mnmA gene encoding tRNA 2-thiouridine(34) synthase MnmA: protein MSVEHSANNPKKVIVGMSGGVDSSVSAYLLKQQGYQVEGLFMKNWEEDDNEEYCTAAEDLADAQAVCDKLGIPLHTINFAAEYWDNVFEYFLAEYKAGRTPNPDILCNKEIKFKAFLEFADEVLDADYIAMGHYVRRTFPQNGEKPQMLRGLDNNKDQSYFLYTLSHEQVARSLFPVGDLEKPEVRRIAEEQGLITAKKKDSTGICFIGERKFTDFLSRYLPAQPGKIETPEGKVIGEHQGLMYHTLGQRKGLHIGGMKESNEQPWYVADKDLKRNVLIAVQGADHPLLKSHGLVAAQLHWVDRTPITEPVRCSVKTRYRQSDIACTIIPLSDDRIKVMFDEPQVAVTPGQSAVFYQGEICLGGGIIEERI, encoded by the coding sequence ATGTCTGTAGAGCACAGTGCAAACAACCCAAAGAAAGTAATTGTCGGCATGTCTGGAGGGGTTGATTCCTCTGTTTCAGCCTATCTTCTCAAGCAACAGGGTTACCAAGTGGAAGGCCTGTTTATGAAAAACTGGGAAGAAGACGATAACGAAGAGTATTGTACTGCGGCAGAAGATTTAGCCGATGCTCAGGCTGTGTGTGACAAACTCGGCATTCCTCTGCATACCATTAACTTTGCCGCCGAATATTGGGACAACGTATTTGAGTACTTCCTTGCCGAATATAAAGCAGGCCGTACCCCTAACCCAGATATTCTGTGTAATAAAGAAATCAAATTCAAAGCCTTCTTAGAATTTGCTGATGAAGTGCTGGATGCGGACTACATCGCCATGGGTCACTATGTTCGTCGTACTTTCCCGCAAAATGGTGAAAAGCCACAAATGCTGCGTGGGTTGGACAACAATAAAGACCAGAGTTACTTCCTTTATACACTGAGCCATGAACAAGTTGCGCGTAGCCTATTCCCTGTTGGTGATCTCGAAAAACCAGAAGTACGCCGCATTGCGGAAGAACAAGGTTTAATCACGGCGAAAAAGAAAGATTCTACCGGTATCTGTTTTATCGGTGAGCGCAAATTTACTGACTTCTTATCTCGCTATTTGCCAGCCCAACCGGGTAAAATCGAAACCCCTGAAGGGAAAGTGATTGGTGAGCACCAAGGCTTGATGTACCACACACTCGGACAACGTAAAGGTCTGCACATTGGTGGTATGAAAGAGAGCAATGAACAGCCATGGTATGTGGCGGATAAAGATTTAAAACGCAATGTGCTAATTGCAGTACAAGGCGCGGATCATCCACTGCTCAAATCTCATGGCTTGGTCGCTGCGCAACTACATTGGGTTGATCGCACCCCCATCACAGAACCCGTACGTTGCAGCGTGAAGACGCGTTATCGTCAAAGTGACATCGCTTGTACCATCATTCCACTCAGTGATGACCGAATTAAAGTGATGTTTGACGAGCCGCAAGTGGCTGTAACGCCAGGACAATCCGCCGTGTTTTATCAAGGTGAAATCTGCCTTGGTGGCGGCATCATTGAAGAGCGCATTTAG
- a CDS encoding H-NS family nucleoid-associated regulatory protein → MSEITKTLLNIRSLRAYARELTIEQLEEALDKLTIVVEERKDAEAEEIAARAEQEAKLAAIAEQIAKDGIDLEALISALSGETKTKAKGKRAPRPAKYKYIDTNGEEKTWTGQGRTPSVIQKALDEGKSLEEFAL, encoded by the coding sequence ATGTCGGAAATCACTAAGACTTTATTAAATATTCGTAGCCTACGCGCGTATGCACGTGAACTGACTATTGAACAACTTGAAGAAGCTCTAGATAAATTAACTATCGTTGTTGAAGAGCGTAAAGACGCAGAAGCAGAAGAGATTGCTGCTCGTGCAGAACAAGAAGCAAAATTGGCAGCGATTGCTGAGCAAATTGCTAAAGATGGTATTGATCTAGAAGCGCTTATTTCTGCGCTTTCTGGTGAAACCAAAACTAAAGCAAAAGGCAAACGTGCTCCTCGCCCTGCAAAATACAAGTATATCGACACCAACGGTGAAGAAAAAACTTGGACAGGCCAAGGCCGTACTCCTTCAGTGATCCAAAAAGCACTGGATGAAGGTAAATCTCTGGAAGAATTCGCTCTGTAA